A genomic window from Ananas comosus cultivar F153 linkage group 22, ASM154086v1, whole genome shotgun sequence includes:
- the LOC109727652 gene encoding chitin-binding lectin 1-like, with protein sequence MRDGRRPPHPRECRSKSAASPLPRAWWPPPPPKRGPPPPRECLLKSAASPPPRAWRPPPPDEHQPPPPRECRLKTPPRNCKPPPSSQLIRLSRMK encoded by the coding sequence ATGCGCGACGGACGCCGGCCGCCTCACCCTCGCGAGTGCCGATCGAAGAGCGCCGCGTCGCCTCTACCTCGTGCGTGGTGGCCGCCTCCACCTCCCAAGCGCGGGCCACCTCCCCCTCGCGAGTGCCTGTTGAAGAGCGCCGCGTCGCCTCCACCTCGTGCGTGGAGGCCGCCTCCACCTGACGAGCACCAGCCGCCTCCCCCTCGCGAGTGCCGGTTGAAGACACCACCTCGCAACTGCAAGCCGCCTCCATCGTCACAG